The Methylomonas sp. UP202 DNA window CGATTAAAAATCTAGCGAGAAAAATCGACAGTTGGCCGATCAAGCCCAAGGCTGGCGGCTATTTGGAGTTCTTTGTCGAGCGGATGATTCAATATAGCGCCAAAGAGGATGTTGCATGAGTGGAGCGGCAATGTACGCTGCCGTGCAGGCCGGAAATCTGGATAACTTGGTTATCCAGCACGCGCCGCTCGTCAAACGCATTGCCTACCATTTAATGGGTCGTTTGCCAGACACTGTACAAATCGATGACATGATTCAGTCCGGCATGCTCGGACTGTTGGAAGCGCTAAAGCATTACGACGCTGCTCAGGGTGCCAGTTTCGAAACCTACGCCGGCATCCGAATCCGCGGGGCGATGCTTGACGAATTACGCCGCTCCGATTGGACGCCGCGCTCGGTCCATAAAAAAGCCAGGGCGGCGGCCGAAGCGATTCGCGATGTGGAGAGCCGCCTGGGTCGAGATGCCAAGGATAGCGAAGTCGCCCGGCAGATGGGCATCAGCCTGGAGGAATACGGCCGGATTTTGCAGGACGCGATGTCTTGCAAAACCTTTAGCGTCGAAGAATTGGTGCAGGGCGAAGACGGCGTCATCGACGCGGTACACGATGGATTTCAGCCGGAGGAAGCGTTAATCCGGCAAAGTTTTCAACAAGCGCTGGCCAAGGCGATTGCCGAGTTGCCGGAGCGTGAGCGGTTGGTTATATCGTTGTATTACGACGACGAACTGAATTTGCGCGAGATTGGCAAGGTATTGGATGTCAGCGAATCCCGGGTCAGTCAAATATGCAGTCAAGCCCTGCTGCGGCTCCGGGCTAGGCTTGCAGATTGGCTGGAAGGAACAGATAATGAAAAGTCGGGTTAATTTGTGGTTATTGCCGAACGTTGGTTCGGTTTTTTCAGCGAATCGCCTCTTTCTCAAATGAATTAAGTAGTCAGGGTGGAGATTTTCCTTGGATAAGAATATGCGCATTCTGGTTGTCGACGACTTTTCGACAATGCGGAGAATTGTAAAAAACCTTTTGAAAGATCTGGGGTTTACGAACACTGTGGAAGCCGACGATGGCCGAACGGCGTTGCCGATACTCGAGAAGGGCGGTATCGATTTTCTGATTACCGACTGGAATATGCCGGGGATGACCGGTATCGATCTGCTAAGAGCGGTGCGAGCCCACCCGAGCCTGGCCAATCTACCGGTGCTGATGGTGACGGCGGAAGCCAAGCGGGAGCAGATTATCACCGCGGCCCAAGCCGGTGTGAACGGTTATGTGATCAAACCGTTTACGGCGGCAACGTTGAAAGAAAAAATCGAAAAGATTTTCGAGCGTATCGAAGGCTAATTGTCCGGAACGAGGCCCATGAATAGTGATTTGCTGAATTTGACCCGGAATTTGGTCGCGGCGCTGGAAAAGCAGGATGAAAACGAGGCGGATCGCCTGTTGGATCAAGTCGCCGGGCTCCGGGAGACGCAATTGTTCAAGGAAGTCGGTCGTTTGACTCGGCAGCTTCACGACACCATGGTCAGTTTTTCCGTCGACTCGAAAATTACCGAATTGACTGCCCACGACATTCCGGATGCCAAGGAGCGCTTGCATTATGTGATCGCGATGACCGAGCAGGCCGCCGACCAGACCTTGACCGCCGTCGAAGAATTGCTGCCGGTTTCCGATGAGCTGAGCGATAGGGCCAAACA harbors:
- a CDS encoding RNA polymerase sigma factor FliA — encoded protein: MSGAAMYAAVQAGNLDNLVIQHAPLVKRIAYHLMGRLPDTVQIDDMIQSGMLGLLEALKHYDAAQGASFETYAGIRIRGAMLDELRRSDWTPRSVHKKARAAAEAIRDVESRLGRDAKDSEVARQMGISLEEYGRILQDAMSCKTFSVEELVQGEDGVIDAVHDGFQPEEALIRQSFQQALAKAIAELPERERLVISLYYDDELNLREIGKVLDVSESRVSQICSQALLRLRARLADWLEGTDNEKSG
- the cheY gene encoding chemotaxis response regulator CheY, coding for MDKNMRILVVDDFSTMRRIVKNLLKDLGFTNTVEADDGRTALPILEKGGIDFLITDWNMPGMTGIDLLRAVRAHPSLANLPVLMVTAEAKREQIITAAQAGVNGYVIKPFTAATLKEKIEKIFERIEG